A genome region from Microplitis demolitor isolate Queensland-Clemson2020A chromosome 1, iyMicDemo2.1a, whole genome shotgun sequence includes the following:
- the LOC103577470 gene encoding probable myosin light chain kinase DDB_G0279831 produces MKLGDNMTTVERCKIWSDVCPRKTRPPRIGDIPKHVAIDEESPSSSSHLLATPLEVTKPDHGTVNTTLLSVKEKLSSTIGSLEGRDPKEIVVDNNDNDTDNDNHTSERITSVNISEKNQEEKKCYQLRDNYHQQSKSSLSADTTAEEFDEINWDTRKDSAVCLDDTEELDQLKERLLVQKVIRSDSSSRNSSPDNTTTSCSRLPLSFLNNQRIPAVYATCKNSEELSEVLKDSVINNLSLAKYYRPRRESSGYSSNLSTFDEDRRNSTTIETFQGFNSVAQRERRRSSTAKRFNLNRFASTKEEESERMPTSEVIYRKVSTAGLIEMPDIKELKEISEDAKCSSPDDELVCLSTAGLDILTAKKLDDKESLKKTSIYNKDYETDITKDDVLVNDTQDCANAFAIVTERSDKKNIQEIRGIFGHTSLSTDSYKEISTEVSKDTCQSSYRDDSLNILSGTRDSKLIKNYQETCCQKRDEKCNSEFENPVPENSSALKLDEKTDAKVSSISKVTSRSQSCNIVDESLRKPLKGLTSSPNSSPKSSRHRSRIIHQYSSPLSSTMELESISEKPQDDSYAGKNLTVVVDNDDDDQDDDEGDNVCDDDDRDVFVARRRANRIKKLNETEQLDTKRLFPRSVKVYQLLSTQSEDREDGEPRFMDRRTSLQINRHDVEEETIPRTALGIPDDKKLLHASSVPVIKIPGPVEETCKETDSLKIGRLSPVGRLSSTAVNVNQKPGDSGAVGIRPIYPYCPYSPYGSPQGSPRIRRRPLRESRRVSIDNKQGALQLNQYKLLDNIGQGSFGIVKLAFNEEDETHYAMKILSKKKLMKKAGIFGRMAPGRKGVSNPLAKVYREIALLKKLDHPNVVKLVEVLDDPDEDNLYLVFELVQRGEVLELPTDKPLDEETARIHFRDVVLGVEYLHYQKIVHRDIKPSNLLVDSEGRVKIADLGVSAELRASGELLSGSAGTPAFAAPETTVPGAQYSGTLCDVWSMGVTLYTLVIGRVPWDGSGSIIGVQAAVRTEPLRFPDSPVLTDDLRDLIIRMLTKDPAMRASLQEIKTHRWLTNYGKEPLPSEADNCRLPVTVTDEEVARVVTRVPKLDTLILIKTMLKQHSFQNPFLPKRVVRPAYGDSDPMSGNLKLASTGDDSDVTKSREVAKSKTQQFHRAGRSNSAPDSFEWQTSGRQVSIDTPLSPVTEASIQETEIIKR; encoded by the exons gATGCAAAATTTGGAGCGACGTTTGTCCGCGTAAAACTCGACCTCCGAGAATTGGTGATATTCCAaa ACACGTCGCAATCGACGAGGAATCACCAAGTTCGTCGTCTCACTTACTGGCAACGCCATTAGAAGTGACGAAGCCAGATCACGGTACAGTAAACACGACATTACTGTCAGTGAAGGAAAAATTGTCAAGCACAATTGGTTCTCTCGAGGGTCGTGATCCCAAAGAAATAGTTGTAgataacaatgataatgataCCGATAACGATAATCATACATCAGAAAGAATAACTAGTGTCAatatcagtgaaaaaaatcaggaagaaaaaaaatgttatcaatTGAGAGACAATTATCATCAACAATCAAAAAGTTCATTGTCAGCAGATACAACAGCTGaagaatttgatgaaattaattGGGACACAAGAAAAGATAGTGCAGTATGTCTTGATGATACCGAGGAATTAGATCAACTTAAAGAAAGATTACTTGTTCAAAAAGTTATCAGATCTGATTCATCATCACGAAATTCATCCCCTGATAATACAACCACGTCTTGCAGTAGATTACCTTTATCATTTCTTAATAATCAACGTATTCCGGCTGTTTACGCGACCTGTAAAAATAGTGAAGAATTAAGTGAAGTCTTAAAGGATTCTGTTATTAATAATCTGTCATTAGCAAAATACTACCGACCTAGACGTGAAAGTAGTGGTTACTCTAGTAATCTCAGTACCTTTGATGAAGATCGTAGAAACTCTACAACCATTGAAACTTTTCAGGGTTTCAATAGTGTAGCACAACGTGAAAGACGCAGATCATCAACAGCTAAACGATTTAATCTCAACAGATTTGCATCAACAAAAGAAGAAGAATCTGAAAGAATGCCAACTTCAGAAGTCATTTATCGCAAGGTATCAACAGCTGGGCTGATTGAGATGCCGGATATTAAAGAGCTTAAAGAAATATCTGAAGATGCTAAATGTTCATCGCCAGACGATGAACTTGTATGTTTGTCGACGGCAGGTCTTGATATTCTTACGGCTAAAAAGTTGGATGATAAAGAATCGTTGAAGAAAACTTCAATTTATAACAAAGATTATGAAACTGATATTACTAAAGATGATGTGTTAGTAAATGATACACAAGATTGTGCTAATGCTTTTGCTATTGTCACTGAGAggtcagataaaaaaaatatccaagaGATTCGCGGTATATTTGGACACACGAGTTTGAGCACTGACTCTTACAAAGAAATTTCTACGGAAGTGTCAAAGGATACATGTCAAAGTAGCTATCGCGATGATTCTCTTAACATTTTATCTGGGACACGTGATAgcaagttaataaaaaactatcagGAAACATGTTGTCAAAAAAGAGACGAAAAATGTAACTCAGAATTTGAAAATCCAGTTCCCGAAAATTCATCGGCTTTGAAGCTGGATGAAAAGACGGATGCTAAAGTGAGCTCAATCAGCAAAGTAACTTCACGATCACAAAGCTGCAATATTGTTGATGAAAGTCTTCGTAAACCTCTTAAAGGATTGACATCATCTCCAAACTCTAGTCCGAAATCGTCGAGACATCGTAGTCGTATAATCCATCAGTATAGTTCGCCTTTATCCTCGACAATGGAGCTGGAAAGTATTTCTGAAAAACCTCAGGATGACAGTTAtgctggtaaaaatttaacagtCGTCGTTGACAATGATGACGATGAtcaagatgatgatgaaggtGATAACGTTTGCGATGACGACGATCGTGATGTTTTCGTTGCTAGAAGACGTGccaatagaataaaaaaattaaatgagacTGAACAATTAGATACTAAAAGATTATTCCCAAGATCAGTTAAAGTTTACCAGCTTTTGTCGACGCAATCGGAGGATCGCGAGGACGGAGAGCCAAGATTTATGGACAGAAGAACATCTCTTCAAATAAATCGACACGATGTCGAAGAAGAAACGATTCCACGTACAGCTTTGGGTATTCCAGatgataaaaaacttttgcATGCTTCAAGTGTCCCGGTGATAAAAATTCCTGGACCAGTTGAAGAAACTTGTAAGGAAACTGATTCACTAAAGATCGGAAGATTATCACCAGTTGGTAGACTATCTTCTACTGCTGTTAATGTTAATCAAAAACCAGGAGACAGTGGAGCCGTTGGGATAAGACCTATTTATCCTTATTGTCCTTACTCGCCTTACGGTAGCCCGCAGGGATCCCCGAGAATACGGAGAAGACCACTTAGGGAAAGTAGAAGAGTCAGCATCGATAATAAACAAGGCGCATTGCAGCTTAATCAATACAAGCTGTTAGATAACATTGGTCAg ggATCATTTGGCATCGTTAAATTGGCATTTAATGAAGAGGACGAAACTCACTatgcaatgaaaattttaagtaagaAAAAGTTGATGAAAAAGGCCGGAATATTTGGAAGAATGGCGCCTGGTAGAAAAGGAGTTTCGAATCCGCTTGCTAAAGTTTACCGTGAAATAGCgctacttaaaaaattagaccATCCAAATGTCGTAAAACTGGTTGAGGTACTTGATGACCCGGATGAGGACAACTTGTACTTAGTCTTTGAATTGGTACAAAGGGGCGAGGTACTTGAATTGCCGACAGACAAACCTCTTGATGAGGAAACTGCGAGAATTCATTTTCGAGATGTCGTTTTAGGTGTTGAGTact taCACTACCAGAAAATAGTCCACCGAGATATAAAGCCTAGTAATTTATTGGTGGACAGTGAGGGCCGTGTGAAGATTGCTGACTTGGGTGTTAGTGCCGAGCTACGAGCTTCTGGTGAGCTTCTATCTGGATCTGCGGGTACACCGGCGTTTGCCGCGCCGGAAACAACAGTCCCTGGTGCTCAGTATTCTGGAACG tTATGTGATGTTTGGTCAATGGGCGTGACTTTGTACACTTTGGTAATAGGAAGAGTACCTTGGGATGGTTCTGGAAGTATAATAGGTGTTCAAGCAGCCGTTAGAACAGAACCATTACGTTTTCCCGATTCTCCTGTACTTACAGATGATTTACGTGATCTGATAATTAGAATGCTGACTAAGGATCCAGCAATGAGAGCTAGTTTGCAAGAGATAAAGACTCATCGCTGGTTAACCAACTACGGAAAGGAACCACTACCAAGTGAGGCTGATAACTGTCGACTTCCGGTCACAGTTACCGACGAGGAAGTTGCACGAGTCGTCACAAGAGTACCTAAACTTGACACACTTATTCTTATCAAAACGATGCTCAAGCAACATAGTTttcag AATCCATTTTTACCAAAGCGAGTTGTAAGACCGGCTTATGGAGATAGTGATCCAATGTCTGGTAACCTCAAGCTCGCCTCAACTGGTGATGATAGTGACGTTACTAAATCTCGAGAAGTGGCCAAGAGCAAAACTCAGCAATTTCACAGAGCCGGAAGGAGCAATTCTGCTCCGGATTCGTTCGAGTGGCAGACAAGTGGAAg ACAAGTATCAATCGATACTCCTTTGTCACCAGTCACGGAAGCCTCGATTCAGGAAACAGAAATCATTAAACGGTGA